A single Providencia manganoxydans DNA region contains:
- a CDS encoding catalase produces MKKKGLTTASGAPVVDNNNVMTAGPRGPMLLQDVWFLEKLAHFDREVIPERRMHAKGSGAFGTFTVTHDITRYTRAKIFASVGKKTDMFARFSTVAGERGAADAERDIRGFALKFYTEEGNWDLVGNNTPVFYLRDPLKFPDLNHVVKRCPYSNMRSMAYKWDFFSHLPESLHQLTIDVSDRGLPRSYRNMHGFGSHTYSFINNDNERFWVKFHFRCQQGIANLMDEEAEAIIGKDRESSQRDLFDAINKGDYPRWNLQIQIMPEKEASTVPYNPFDLTKVWPHKDYPLIDVGYFELNRNPANYFSDVEQAAFSPANIVPGIGFSPDKMLQGRLFSYGDAHRYRLGVNHHQIPVNTPRCPFHNYHRDGAMRVDGNSGNGVTYEPNSAGLFQEQPNFSEPPLTIEGAADHWNHREDEDYFSQPRALYELLDDAEHQRMFKRLAGELIEASEETQKRQIDLFKKVHPEYGAGVEKALNALK; encoded by the coding sequence ATGAAAAAGAAAGGCCTAACGACTGCGTCTGGCGCACCTGTTGTCGATAATAATAATGTAATGACCGCTGGCCCACGTGGCCCAATGTTATTGCAAGATGTTTGGTTCTTAGAGAAATTGGCTCACTTTGACCGCGAAGTGATCCCTGAACGCCGTATGCATGCTAAAGGTTCAGGTGCATTTGGAACTTTCACCGTAACTCATGACATTACCCGCTATACCCGCGCTAAAATCTTTGCTTCCGTTGGTAAGAAAACCGATATGTTTGCACGTTTTTCAACAGTCGCAGGTGAACGAGGCGCTGCTGATGCTGAACGCGATATCCGTGGTTTTGCACTGAAGTTCTATACCGAAGAAGGGAACTGGGATCTGGTTGGTAATAATACCCCTGTTTTCTATTTACGTGACCCTCTAAAATTCCCTGACTTAAACCACGTTGTTAAACGTTGTCCGTATAGCAATATGCGCTCAATGGCTTATAAGTGGGATTTCTTCTCTCACTTACCTGAATCTCTCCACCAGCTAACCATTGATGTCAGTGACCGTGGTTTACCACGTAGCTATCGTAATATGCATGGTTTTGGTAGCCACACCTATAGCTTTATCAATAATGATAATGAACGTTTTTGGGTTAAATTCCATTTCCGCTGTCAACAAGGCATTGCTAACCTAATGGATGAAGAAGCCGAAGCCATTATTGGTAAAGATCGTGAAAGCTCACAACGAGACCTGTTTGATGCGATCAACAAAGGTGATTACCCACGTTGGAATTTGCAGATCCAAATTATGCCAGAAAAAGAAGCATCAACAGTACCTTATAATCCATTTGACCTCACTAAAGTTTGGCCACATAAAGATTATCCACTGATTGATGTTGGTTATTTTGAATTAAACCGTAACCCTGCCAATTACTTCTCGGATGTTGAGCAAGCTGCATTTAGCCCAGCGAACATCGTTCCAGGTATTGGTTTCTCACCTGATAAAATGCTGCAAGGTCGTCTGTTCTCATATGGTGATGCACATCGCTATCGCTTAGGTGTTAACCACCATCAGATCCCTGTTAATACCCCACGCTGCCCGTTCCATAATTACCATCGAGATGGTGCAATGCGTGTTGATGGCAATAGTGGTAATGGTGTGACTTATGAGCCAAACAGTGCTGGCTTATTCCAAGAACAGCCTAATTTCAGTGAACCACCACTGACGATTGAAGGCGCTGCTGACCATTGGAACCATCGTGAAGATGAAGACTACTTTAGCCAGCCTCGTGCTTTATATGAATTACTGGATGATGCAGAACATCAACGCATGTTCAAACGCCTAGCAGGTGAATTAATTGAAGCGTCTGAAGAAACACAAAAACGCCAAATTGATTTGTTTAAAAAGGTGCATCCTGAATACGGTGCAGGTGTTGAAAAAGCGCTTAATGCACTTAAATAA
- a CDS encoding YfaZ family outer membrane protein: MRKGLFLAAAAASSLMFVGTAQAISVNASAGEHYTELSAGIGTKGSGLAFDGSWARSDHNGQMGSLGATFGLPLGPFSAYVGGKALYLSPEDNKNGMALAAGAGLGWQALPSLNIYGEAYGAPASLTSGSDAYTEAKVGARYTVFKPLSVDAGYRIIDIKGNHNNPNNKIADGWYVGAGLSF, translated from the coding sequence ATGCGTAAAGGATTATTTCTCGCTGCTGCTGCGGCGTCATCACTGATGTTTGTTGGGACAGCACAAGCAATCTCGGTAAATGCAAGTGCAGGTGAACATTATACTGAATTAAGCGCTGGTATTGGTACTAAAGGTTCTGGCCTAGCATTTGATGGTTCATGGGCGCGCAGTGATCATAACGGTCAAATGGGTAGCTTAGGTGCAACTTTTGGTTTACCACTGGGGCCATTCTCTGCTTATGTTGGCGGTAAAGCGCTATATTTATCTCCTGAAGATAATAAAAACGGTATGGCACTAGCGGCTGGTGCAGGTTTAGGCTGGCAAGCTCTACCTTCATTAAATATCTATGGCGAAGCTTATGGTGCGCCTGCTTCGTTAACTTCGGGTAGTGATGCTTATACTGAAGCAAAAGTGGGTGCTCGTTACACGGTATTTAAACCTTTATCCGTTGATGCAGGTTACCGTATCATCGATATTAAAGGTAATCACAACAACCCAAACAACAAAATTGCTGATGGTTGGTATGTTGGTGCAGGTTTAAGTTTCTAA
- the tyrP gene encoding tyrosine transporter TyrP, whose protein sequence is MLAMPLAAAGVGFTGIVCLLVGLWMLMSYTSLLLVEVYQHNPPDMGLGSIAKKYLGPIGQIVTGLSMLLLMYALTTAYIGGAGVLISDSLSSWWNIQISTESAIILFTVIGGTVVCIGTHSVDFINRLLFTAKIIFLVIMLAVMMPHVESVNLASMPVEKGMLLAAVPVIFTSFGFHGSVPSLVNYMNGDVRKLRLIFITGSAIPLIAYILWQIATLGSIPSSTFLGILAQEAGLNGLLTAIRDVVATPRVNIAVSLFMDLALATSFLGVALGLFDYLADLFKRSNHFFGRMQTTLLTFLPPLLAALFFSSFVQALTYAAVALSVLALIIPALLTMRVRATEKPTDKPHYQVKGGSAVLGVVLLCGIAVIVIQFAIVAGFLPNVG, encoded by the coding sequence ATGCTGGCAATGCCACTAGCCGCTGCGGGTGTCGGTTTCACAGGTATCGTTTGCTTACTTGTAGGCTTATGGATGTTAATGAGTTATACCTCATTACTGTTGGTTGAAGTTTATCAACATAATCCACCTGATATGGGTTTAGGCTCTATCGCTAAAAAATACCTAGGTCCAATAGGCCAAATCGTCACTGGCCTTAGCATGCTATTATTAATGTATGCACTCACGACCGCTTATATTGGCGGTGCAGGCGTATTAATTTCCGACAGTCTTTCGTCTTGGTGGAATATTCAAATTTCAACCGAAAGCGCAATCATTCTATTTACCGTGATTGGTGGTACGGTAGTTTGTATCGGTACCCATTCTGTCGATTTTATTAACCGCTTACTATTTACTGCTAAAATTATTTTTCTGGTAATTATGTTAGCCGTTATGATGCCTCATGTTGAATCTGTCAACTTAGCGTCGATGCCTGTCGAGAAAGGGATGCTCCTAGCCGCTGTTCCTGTGATTTTTACCTCTTTTGGTTTTCATGGCAGTGTGCCTAGTCTAGTTAATTACATGAATGGTGATGTACGTAAATTACGTCTCATTTTTATTACAGGAAGCGCGATCCCTCTGATCGCCTATATTCTGTGGCAAATCGCCACATTAGGTTCAATCCCATCTAGCACCTTTTTAGGTATTTTGGCTCAAGAGGCTGGACTTAATGGCCTATTGACGGCAATCCGAGATGTTGTCGCAACACCACGAGTCAACATTGCAGTGAGCCTGTTTATGGATCTTGCTCTCGCCACTTCATTCTTAGGAGTCGCACTCGGCTTGTTTGATTATTTAGCTGACTTATTCAAGCGTAGTAATCATTTCTTTGGTCGGATGCAAACGACGTTATTAACCTTTTTGCCACCACTACTTGCCGCATTATTTTTCAGTAGTTTTGTGCAAGCGTTAACTTATGCAGCAGTGGCATTGTCAGTATTAGCACTGATCATCCCTGCATTATTAACCATGCGAGTCAGAGCAACAGAAAAGCCAACGGACAAACCTCACTATCAGGTCAAAGGTGGTTCGGCTGTTTTAGGTGTTGTGCTACTTTGTGGTATCGCTGTGATTGTGATCCAATTTGCTATTGTGGCCGGTTTTTTACCTAATGTAGGTTAA
- a CDS encoding anaerobic C4-dicarboxylate transporter, with the protein MDFLIQLAIILVCLFYGARKGGMALGLLGGVGLVILVFGFGLPPGKPPVDVMLVIIAVVAASATLQASGGLDVMLQIAERLLRKNPKYISIVAPFVTCILTILCGTGHVVYTILPIIYDAAIKNNIRPERPMAASSIGAQMGIIASPVSVAVVSLVAMLNGVTINGKSLEFLDLLAITIPSTLIGILAIGIFSWFRGKDLDKDPEFQKFISVPENYEYVYGDSATLLDKKLPKINWVAMWIFLASIAVVAILGAVSELRPLVNGKPLSMVLVIQMFMLLAGALIIIICKTNPGQISKNEVFRSGMIAIVAVYGIAWMAETMFGAHMDEIKGTLGALVKDFPWAYAVILLLVSKFVNSQAAALAAVVPIALGIGVDPAYIIASAPACYGYYILPTYPSDLAAIQFDRSGTTRIGKFVINHSFILPGLIGVGVSCVFGWVFAGLYGYL; encoded by the coding sequence ATGGACTTTCTGATACAACTCGCCATTATTCTTGTCTGCTTGTTCTACGGAGCAAGAAAAGGGGGGATGGCATTAGGGCTGTTAGGTGGTGTTGGGTTGGTAATACTGGTGTTTGGTTTTGGTCTACCGCCTGGAAAACCGCCTGTTGATGTTATGCTTGTTATTATTGCTGTTGTTGCCGCATCAGCAACCTTACAAGCATCAGGCGGTTTGGATGTCATGCTGCAAATTGCAGAACGACTACTACGTAAAAATCCAAAATACATTTCTATTGTGGCACCTTTTGTGACATGTATCTTAACCATTTTGTGTGGTACAGGGCACGTGGTGTATACCATCTTACCGATTATCTATGATGCCGCGATCAAAAATAATATCCGTCCAGAAAGACCGATGGCGGCCAGTAGCATTGGTGCACAAATGGGGATCATCGCCAGTCCTGTTTCTGTTGCAGTGGTATCATTAGTAGCGATGCTTAATGGTGTCACTATTAATGGCAAATCATTAGAATTTTTAGATTTATTAGCAATTACCATTCCATCTACGCTGATCGGGATACTGGCTATTGGTATTTTTAGCTGGTTTAGAGGTAAGGATTTAGATAAAGATCCTGAATTCCAAAAATTCATCTCAGTGCCAGAAAACTATGAGTATGTTTATGGTGACAGCGCGACTTTACTTGATAAGAAATTACCAAAAATTAATTGGGTTGCGATGTGGATTTTTTTAGCATCCATCGCTGTTGTTGCCATTTTGGGCGCAGTTTCTGAATTAAGACCTTTGGTTAATGGTAAGCCACTTTCCATGGTACTCGTGATCCAAATGTTTATGCTGTTGGCTGGTGCACTGATTATCATTATTTGTAAAACAAACCCGGGGCAAATATCTAAAAACGAAGTATTCCGTTCAGGGATGATAGCAATTGTTGCGGTGTATGGTATCGCATGGATGGCAGAAACCATGTTCGGCGCACATATGGATGAGATAAAAGGCACCCTTGGCGCATTAGTCAAAGATTTTCCATGGGCTTACGCAGTCATTCTATTATTAGTTTCTAAATTTGTTAACTCACAAGCGGCAGCATTAGCTGCGGTGGTGCCGATTGCGTTAGGTATTGGTGTTGATCCCGCCTATATTATTGCATCTGCGCCTGCTTGTTATGGTTATTATATTTTACCAACTTACCCGAGCGATCTTGCTGCCATTCAATTTGACCGTTCAGGAACAACTCGGATTGGTAAATTTGTGATTAACCACAGTTTCATTTTACCGGGTTTGATTGGTGTGGGTGTTTCTTGTGTGTTTGGCTGGGTATTTGCGGGTTTGTACGGCTACCTATAA
- the yfaE gene encoding class I ribonucleotide reductase maintenance protein YfaE, which yields MASHKVTLRLSQGVQVPYHTEIHTSLLDALEDSRIPVEFQCREGYCGSCKVMLLKGKVGYKQKPLAFVQNGEILPCCCHPLSDIEINQ from the coding sequence ATGGCTAGCCATAAAGTCACCCTGCGGCTTTCGCAGGGTGTGCAAGTCCCCTACCATACCGAGATCCACACTAGCTTGCTCGATGCACTTGAAGACAGCCGTATACCTGTCGAGTTTCAATGCCGAGAAGGTTACTGTGGTTCATGCAAGGTCATGCTTCTAAAAGGGAAAGTGGGTTATAAACAAAAGCCTTTGGCCTTTGTCCAAAATGGAGAAATCCTACCTTGTTGCTGCCACCCTCTTTCTGATATTGAAATCAATCAATAA
- the nrdB gene encoding class Ia ribonucleoside-diphosphate reductase subunit beta: protein MSHTYTTFSQKRNDQLLEPMFFGQPVNVARFDQQKYPIFEKLIEKQLSFFWRPEEVDVSRDRIDYNALPDHEKHIFISNLKYQTLLDSIQGRSPNVALLPLISIPELETWIETWAFSETIHSRSYTHIIRNIVNDPALIFDDIVENEEILKRARDISAYYDTLIEMTNYYHMFGEGTHTCNGKQITVSLRALKKQLYLCLMSVNALEAIRFYVSFACSFAFAERELMEGNAKIIKLIARDEALHLTGTQHMLNLLRSGQDDPEMAEIALECEDECYKLFVDAAEQEKEWAEYLFSEGSMIGLNKDILCQYVEYITNIRMQAVGLKLPFEARSNPIPWINAWLVSDNVQVAPQEVEVSSYLVGQIDSEVNTDDLSDFEL, encoded by the coding sequence ATGTCACATACATACACAACCTTCTCTCAAAAGAGAAATGACCAATTGCTGGAGCCGATGTTTTTCGGCCAGCCTGTTAACGTAGCTCGCTTTGATCAGCAAAAGTATCCGATTTTCGAAAAGTTAATCGAAAAACAGCTTTCGTTTTTCTGGCGCCCAGAAGAAGTTGATGTTTCACGCGATCGCATTGATTACAATGCACTGCCTGATCATGAAAAGCATATTTTCATCAGTAATTTGAAATACCAAACGCTGCTTGACTCTATTCAGGGTCGCAGCCCTAACGTAGCACTGCTGCCTTTGATTTCAATTCCTGAATTAGAGACTTGGATTGAAACTTGGGCATTCTCAGAAACTATTCATTCACGCTCTTACACTCATATTATTCGTAATATCGTGAATGATCCGGCACTGATTTTCGATGATATCGTTGAAAATGAAGAAATTCTGAAGCGTGCTCGTGATATTTCAGCGTACTACGATACACTGATTGAAATGACTAATTATTACCATATGTTTGGTGAAGGCACTCACACCTGCAATGGTAAGCAAATTACGGTGTCATTACGCGCTCTGAAAAAACAGCTGTATCTGTGCCTAATGAGTGTTAACGCACTGGAAGCCATTCGCTTCTATGTCAGTTTTGCCTGTTCATTTGCTTTCGCAGAGCGTGAACTGATGGAAGGTAATGCTAAAATCATCAAATTGATTGCCCGTGATGAAGCATTGCATCTCACTGGTACACAGCATATGCTAAATTTACTGCGTTCAGGTCAAGACGATCCTGAAATGGCAGAAATTGCCTTAGAATGTGAAGATGAATGCTATAAACTGTTTGTGGATGCGGCTGAGCAAGAAAAAGAGTGGGCTGAATACTTATTTAGCGAAGGCTCAATGATTGGCTTGAACAAAGACATTTTGTGTCAATATGTTGAATATATCACCAACATTCGTATGCAAGCTGTTGGTTTAAAACTACCATTCGAAGCACGTTCAAATCCAATTCCTTGGATCAATGCATGGTTAGTTTCTGATAACGTTCAAGTTGCGCCACAAGAAGTTGAAGTCAGCTCCTATCTGGTCGGTCAGATTGACTCTGAAGTCAATACTGATGACCTGAGTGATTTTGAACTCTAA
- the nrdA gene encoding class 1a ribonucleoside-diphosphate reductase subunit alpha, whose protein sequence is MNQSLLVTKRDGHKERIDLDKIHKVITWAAEGLSNVSVSQVELRSQIQFYDGIRTSDIHETMIKAAADLITGDTPDYQYLAARLAIFNLRKKAYGQFEPPTLYKHVKRLVEMGKYDKHLLEDYSQAEFEQMDGFIDHWRDMNFSYAAVKQLEGKYLVQNRVTGEIYESAQFLYILVAACLFSHYPKETRLDYIRRFYDAASTFKISLPTPIMAGVRTPTRQFSSCVLIECGDSLDSINATSSAIVKYVSQRAGIGVNAGRIRALGSPIRGGEAFHTGCIPFYKHFQTAVKSCSQGGVRGGAATLFYPLWHLEVESLLVLKNNRGVEGNRVRHMDYGVQINKLMYERLIKNQDITLFSPSDVPGLYDAFFADQDEFERLYVTYEQDETIRKTSVKAVELFSLMMQERASTGRIYIQNVDHCNTHSPFDPQVAPVRQSNLCLEIALPTKPLNNINDEEGEIALCTLSAFNLGAIDSLDELEELAVLAVRALDALLDYQDYPIIAAKKGAMGRRTLGIGVINYAYYLAKHGVRYSDGSANNLTHKTFEAIQYYLLKASNELAKEQGACPWFNETTYSQGILPIDTYKKELDKLTNEPLHFDWETLRKDIQQYGLRNSTLSALMPSETSSQISNATNGIEPPRGYISIKASKDGILRQVVPDYENLKGAYELLWQMPSNSGYLQLVGIMQKFIDQSISANTNYDPTRFTTGKVPMNQLLKDLLLAYKFGVKTLYYHNTRDGAEDVQGDLEEVVESADSDCEGGACKI, encoded by the coding sequence ATGAACCAGAGTCTGTTAGTCACAAAACGTGATGGACATAAAGAACGCATTGATCTCGATAAAATCCACAAGGTAATAACCTGGGCCGCTGAGGGCCTAAGTAACGTATCTGTTTCACAGGTGGAGTTACGTTCACAGATTCAGTTTTATGATGGAATTAGAACCTCCGATATTCATGAAACCATGATCAAAGCAGCAGCAGACCTGATTACTGGTGATACCCCTGATTATCAGTACCTTGCCGCGCGTCTTGCTATTTTCAACTTGCGTAAAAAAGCGTACGGTCAATTTGAACCGCCAACACTGTATAAACACGTCAAACGCCTAGTTGAAATGGGCAAATATGATAAGCATTTGCTGGAAGACTACTCACAAGCAGAGTTCGAGCAAATGGATGGTTTTATTGACCATTGGCGTGATATGAATTTCTCCTATGCTGCCGTCAAACAACTTGAAGGTAAGTACTTGGTTCAGAACCGTGTTACGGGTGAAATTTATGAAAGCGCGCAATTCCTGTATATTTTAGTTGCGGCATGCCTGTTTTCACATTATCCGAAAGAAACACGCCTTGACTATATTCGTCGTTTCTATGATGCGGCATCAACATTTAAAATCTCATTGCCAACCCCTATTATGGCTGGTGTACGTACTCCTACTCGCCAATTCAGCTCTTGTGTACTGATTGAGTGTGGCGATAGCCTAGATTCAATTAACGCAACCTCAAGTGCGATTGTTAAGTATGTTTCACAACGTGCTGGGATCGGTGTTAACGCAGGCCGTATCCGTGCGCTAGGCAGCCCAATTCGTGGTGGTGAAGCATTCCACACAGGTTGTATTCCTTTCTATAAGCATTTCCAAACAGCGGTTAAATCGTGCTCGCAAGGTGGTGTTCGTGGCGGTGCAGCGACACTGTTCTATCCACTGTGGCATTTGGAAGTTGAAAGCTTATTAGTCCTGAAAAATAACCGTGGTGTTGAAGGTAACCGTGTACGCCATATGGATTACGGTGTTCAAATCAACAAGCTAATGTATGAGCGTTTGATCAAAAACCAAGACATCACTCTGTTTAGCCCATCAGATGTACCGGGACTATATGATGCATTCTTTGCTGATCAAGATGAATTTGAGCGCTTATATGTGACTTATGAGCAAGATGAAACTATCCGTAAAACTAGCGTCAAAGCGGTTGAACTGTTTTCATTGATGATGCAAGAACGCGCCTCAACTGGCCGTATCTATATTCAAAACGTAGACCATTGTAATACGCATAGCCCATTTGATCCTCAAGTGGCACCGGTACGTCAATCTAACCTTTGTTTAGAAATTGCATTACCAACTAAGCCATTGAATAACATCAATGATGAAGAAGGCGAAATTGCGCTCTGTACGCTATCTGCCTTTAACTTAGGCGCGATTGATAGCCTTGACGAATTAGAAGAGCTGGCAGTATTGGCTGTACGTGCTCTGGATGCGTTATTAGATTATCAAGACTACCCGATCATTGCTGCGAAAAAAGGTGCAATGGGTCGTCGTACGTTAGGTATTGGTGTTATCAATTATGCTTATTATTTAGCTAAGCATGGCGTGCGCTATTCTGATGGCAGTGCCAATAATTTGACACATAAAACGTTTGAAGCCATTCAATATTATCTATTGAAAGCCTCTAACGAGCTGGCAAAAGAACAAGGGGCTTGCCCTTGGTTCAATGAAACCACTTATTCACAAGGTATTTTACCAATCGATACCTATAAAAAAGAGTTGGATAAACTGACCAATGAACCTCTACATTTTGATTGGGAAACATTGCGTAAAGATATTCAACAATATGGCCTGCGTAACTCAACATTGTCTGCGTTGATGCCATCTGAAACATCATCACAGATTTCTAACGCAACGAATGGTATCGAGCCACCTCGTGGTTATATCAGTATTAAAGCATCGAAAGATGGTATTTTACGCCAAGTTGTTCCTGATTATGAGAATCTGAAAGGCGCTTATGAGTTATTATGGCAAATGCCTTCAAACAGCGGCTATTTGCAATTAGTCGGTATTATGCAGAAATTTATCGATCAGTCGATCTCTGCCAATACTAACTATGACCCAACGCGTTTTACCACTGGCAAAGTACCAATGAATCAATTGCTAAAAGATTTATTGCTCGCCTATAAGTTTGGTGTGAAAACACTTTACTACCATAACACCCGTGATGGCGCGGAAGATGTTCAAGGTGATCTGGAAGAAGTTGTTGAGTCAGCTGATTCAGATTGTGAAGGCGGCGCGTGTAAAATTTAA
- the ubiG gene encoding bifunctional 2-polyprenyl-6-hydroxyphenol methylase/3-demethylubiquinol 3-O-methyltransferase UbiG: MNETSTPSYQNVDQQEIEKFEAIASRWWDLEGEFAPLHRINPLRLGYIMQRVDGLFGKKVLDVGCGGGILSESMAREGANVTGLDMGAEPLMVARLHSLESGIPVEYVQETVEQHADKYPQAYDVVTCMEMLEHVPDPESVVRACAKLVKPGGHVIFSTINRNKKAWLMAVVGAEYVMKMVPKGTHDAKKFIRPSELIGWVDNTQLKDNHIIGLHYNPLKDKFYLGPNVDVNYMLHTVSE, translated from the coding sequence ATGAATGAGACATCAACCCCAAGCTATCAAAACGTCGACCAACAGGAAATTGAAAAATTTGAAGCTATTGCTTCTCGCTGGTGGGATTTAGAAGGCGAATTTGCACCACTTCATCGTATCAATCCACTGCGTCTTGGCTATATCATGCAGCGTGTCGATGGTTTGTTTGGTAAAAAAGTGTTGGATGTGGGTTGTGGTGGTGGAATTTTATCGGAAAGCATGGCGCGTGAAGGTGCAAATGTCACAGGCCTTGATATGGGTGCAGAACCATTGATGGTCGCTCGATTACATTCATTAGAATCGGGGATCCCTGTTGAATATGTTCAAGAGACCGTTGAACAACATGCCGATAAATATCCACAAGCCTATGATGTAGTCACCTGTATGGAGATGCTTGAGCATGTTCCAGATCCTGAGTCTGTCGTTCGTGCTTGCGCTAAATTAGTCAAACCCGGTGGGCATGTCATTTTTTCCACGATTAACCGCAACAAAAAAGCATGGCTAATGGCGGTTGTTGGGGCTGAATATGTAATGAAAATGGTGCCAAAAGGAACCCATGATGCGAAGAAATTCATCCGTCCTTCTGAACTCATTGGCTGGGTTGATAACACGCAACTAAAAGACAATCATATCATTGGGTTACATTACAACCCTTTGAAGGATAAATTCTATTTAGGACCGAATGTAGACGTCAATTATATGTTGCATACTGTCAGCGAATAA